One Tolypothrix bouteillei VB521301 DNA window includes the following coding sequences:
- a CDS encoding DNA cytosine methyltransferase, with protein sequence MRVSSFFAGIGGFDLGFERAGMRVVFQCEIDPFCQQILKRHWPHVPFHDDITTLNSTTIPTSELWCAGWPCQDISTANTDRRGLSGERSGLFFTFMALVREVQPTWLVMENVPGLLSAEQGNALETVINTLEENGYLGGWVSCNVVHAGLPHNRDRVFFIASFRSERAYHFFTNSSELSWDTSTRESSRKKARSNFRQSALGNPPLVVQRRGGFGYTLAQSICPTLRAQTGGHQGGHSDRPILCGEKLDLDRVGEAYGVSPRLDGRRGRLLGNAIVPSISEWIGKRILDIENNES encoded by the coding sequence ATGCGTGTTTCCTCGTTCTTTGCTGGTATTGGTGGTTTCGATCTCGGATTTGAAAGAGCGGGAATGCGTGTTGTTTTTCAGTGTGAAATAGATCCTTTCTGTCAACAAATACTCAAGCGCCACTGGCCACACGTACCTTTTCATGACGACATCACGACCCTCAATTCAACAACTATCCCTACCTCTGAACTTTGGTGCGCGGGATGGCCATGCCAAGACATCAGCACTGCCAACACAGACCGAAGAGGGCTCTCAGGCGAGCGAAGTGGTCTTTTCTTCACGTTTATGGCATTGGTTAGAGAAGTTCAACCAACTTGGCTGGTCATGGAAAATGTGCCTGGGTTACTCTCAGCAGAGCAAGGAAACGCTCTTGAGACAGTTATCAACACGTTGGAAGAGAATGGGTATTTGGGGGGATGGGTATCGTGCAACGTTGTGCATGCGGGCTTACCCCACAACCGAGACAGAGTATTCTTTATCGCAAGTTTTAGATCGGAACGTGCCTATCACTTCTTTACTAACAGCAGCGAATTGTCTTGGGATACTTCGACGAGAGAATCGAGCCGGAAGAAAGCTAGATCCAATTTTCGTCAAAGCGCTCTCGGAAACCCTCCGCTTGTGGTACAACGTCGCGGAGGCTTCGGGTATACCTTGGCACAAAGCATCTGCCCCACGCTACGTGCCCAAACTGGAGGACATCAAGGAGGTCATTCAGATCGACCAATACTGTGTGGCGAGAAACTTGACTTGGACAGAGTGGGAGAGGCTTATGGGGTTTCCCCCAGGTTGGACGGTCGTCGAGGGAGACTCCTTGGTAACGCCATCGTCCCAAGCATTAGTGAATGGATCGGAAAGCGAATTTTAGATATTGAGAACAACGAATCTTAG
- the rnhA gene encoding ribonuclease HI, producing MSSLPKIESIYTDGACTGNPGPGGWGVVVYFSDGSTHEMGDAYPQTTNNRMEMQAAIAALEFLKESGQIQPITLYSDSEYLINSITKWVKGWKNKGWKKSDGKPVLNQDLLETLDRLNNSKVKWEYVRGHAGNIGNERCDAIARAYANGRSLALKQKIFKHEPKEQKNEGNATRASDFESNSTIINEKKQEISTLENNITNPMEPQTSHASSVSEEVPREMRVTQLRNLVETLRIADEIADKGYLITSSELADLMDVHASAVTSRGDEWRWRNWIVSRVRREGNQILWELERGDKVASEEEGD from the coding sequence ATGTCTTCACTTCCTAAAATCGAAAGCATATACACAGATGGAGCTTGTACGGGAAATCCCGGCCCAGGAGGTTGGGGCGTAGTCGTTTATTTCAGTGATGGTTCCACTCACGAAATGGGTGACGCATACCCTCAAACCACAAACAACAGGATGGAAATGCAAGCAGCAATTGCCGCCCTTGAATTTCTGAAAGAATCAGGACAAATCCAGCCAATAACCCTTTATAGCGATAGCGAATATCTCATTAATAGCATTACCAAATGGGTAAAAGGCTGGAAAAACAAAGGCTGGAAGAAATCAGACGGCAAACCCGTTCTCAACCAAGACCTCTTAGAAACTCTAGATCGACTCAATAACTCTAAAGTAAAGTGGGAGTACGTCCGGGGTCATGCTGGTAATATTGGTAACGAACGCTGTGATGCGATCGCTCGTGCCTATGCAAACGGCAGAAGTCTGGCTTTAAAACAAAAAATCTTCAAACACGAACCAAAAGAGCAAAAAAATGAGGGGAATGCAACCAGAGCATCTGATTTTGAGTCAAACTCTACAATAATTAACGAAAAGAAACAAGAAATCAGTACTCTTGAAAACAATATAACCAATCCTATGGAACCACAAACCTCCCATGCTAGCTCTGTCTCTGAAGAAGTTCCACGAGAAATGAGGGTTACACAACTCCGTAACTTAGTAGAAACCCTCCGCATTGCAGACGAAATAGCAGACAAAGGCTATTTAATCACGAGTTCCGAACTTGCAGACCTAATGGATGTCCATGCAAGTGCAGTTACCAGTCGTGGCGACGAATGGCGATGGCGAAATTGGATTGTCTCGCGGGTAAGGCGTGAAGGCAATCAGATACTTTGGGAACTAGAACGCGGTGATAAAGTAGCGAGTGAGGAGGAAGGTGATTAG
- a CDS encoding GNAT family N-acetyltransferase, with protein sequence MNIDSVTGYRVVHHLTEHQISQLLDLYKQEFWSQKRKRDDVVKMLAATDIAIALVDDSDQLIGFTRVLTDFVYRATIYDVIVKSTHRNKGLGSQLLDSVVNHPKLASVEQIALYCLPEMIPFYEKWNFTANTSGIQLMYRDHKPQE encoded by the coding sequence ATGAATATAGATTCAGTTACGGGGTACCGAGTTGTTCATCATTTAACTGAACATCAGATTTCACAACTGCTGGATTTGTACAAACAAGAATTTTGGAGTCAGAAACGCAAGCGAGATGATGTTGTTAAAATGCTTGCAGCAACAGATATTGCGATCGCTTTAGTTGATGATAGCGACCAATTAATTGGATTTACACGAGTTTTAACAGACTTCGTATACAGGGCAACTATTTATGATGTTATTGTTAAATCCACTCACCGAAATAAGGGGCTTGGTTCTCAATTGCTTGATAGTGTTGTTAACCATCCTAAGTTAGCCTCAGTCGAGCAAATTGCTCTTTACTGTCTGCCAGAGATGATTCCTTTCTATGAAAAGTGGAACTTTACGGCTAATACAAGTGGTATTCAATTGATGTATCGAGACCACAAACCGCAAGAGTAA